The nucleotide sequence CCCGCAAGACCCGTCCACCCTGCAGGACGGCGGGGACCTGCGCATCCCGGTCGACGCGCTGCCCACCAACTACAACCCGATCCAGATCAATGGCGCGCGCCTCGTGACATGGCAGCTAGCGGAAGCCATCCTGCCCAGCGTCCACCTCGATGGCGCGGACGGCGGGCACGAGCTGAACACCGCATTCTTCGACTCCGCCGAGTTGACGGCCGACAGCCCGCAAACCATTACGTACAAGATCAATGATGACGCTGTCTGGAGCAACGGTCGCCCGCTCACCTGGGAAGATCTCGCCTCGCAGGTGAGTGCACTCAGTGGCAGCGACGAGGCGTTCGAGGGATACAGCACGGTCGGCTACAGCGATGTCGCCGCAGTCGAACGCGGTGAGACAGACAAGGAAGCGATCCTCACGTTCGAGAACACGTTCGCTGAGTGGGAGGGCCTCTTCAACCTCCTCCTCCCGCTGGAAGTCACGGGGAACGCGGAGGAGTTCAACGAAGGCTGGATGAACGGCCCGACGATCACCTCAGGACCGTTCCAGGTGGACAGCATCGACGACACAGCGAAGGCAATCGTCCTCGAACGTAACCCGGAGTGGTGGGCCGAGACTCCGCCGCTCGATCGCATCATCCTTCGCGCACTTGACTCCGCAGCACGCGCGGATGAACTCGCCAATGGGGGCATCGACCTGTATCCGATCGGCGGAAACGTCGACCTGTACACCCGAGCGCAGAACATGAGCGGCGTTGAGGTCCGCACCGCCCCAGAGCGGCGCGCCGGGCAGCTCACGCTGAACGGTTCCGACGACGCGATACTCCATGACCTCGAGTTGCGGCAGGCGATCGCCCAGGCAATTGACCCTCAGGGAGTCACTGACGTCGTGCTCGGTACGATCTCGCCCGGTGCTCAAGCGGTCGGCAATCATATTCTCCCGCCCACTGATCCAGGCTATGAGGACAACTCAGATGTCCTTCCGTACGACCCCGAAGCTGCCGCGAGCGCACTTGAAGAACTCGGATGGTCGCTCGACGGGGATTTCCGCGCCAAGGATGACGAACGTCTGAGCTTGCGGCTCATCGCCCAGTCGGCACCGGTGTTCGACACTGTTGCGGGAGTGATCCGTAACCAGCTGAACGAGGTTGGCGTCCACGTCGATGTGGTGTCGGTCCCATCGGATCAGTTCTATGACGGATACCTGTTACCTGGCGCGTTTGACCTCGCTGTGTTCGAGTGGACCAAGTCCGCATCCCCGTTCGCTCACGACCGGCCGGTCTTCCAGACTCCTGAGGGAGACGACTTCGGTTCGAACTTCGGCCGCGTTGTCGTCCCCGGGGTCGAGGAACTCTACGACGAAGGACTCGCAGAGCTTGATACGGACCGGCGCAACGAGATCGCGAACGAAATTGATCGGCTCGCTTGGGAGTACGCGCACCACATCCCGCTTTACGCGGAATCAGGCGCATACGCGGTGCGTGAAGGCCTCGCCAACTACGGTGCCCGGGGGCTTGCTCACTACGGGTTCGCGAAGGCTGGCTGGGTGAAGTGACCCGCACCGCCGTGGCCAGCCAGTACCTCGCGGGACGGCTTGCGGGTCGTGTCCTGCTGTGTCTGGCGGCCACGTTCTTTGCGTTCGCTTTGGCGTCAATGACGTTCGACCCGATGGCTGAGCTCCAGATGCGCCAGCCGCCGCCAGCGCCTGGCGTTCTGGAAGCTCAGGCAGCGAGGCTCGCCCTCGACTCACCGATTCCGCTGCGCTTCCTCGAGTGGATCGCTGGCTTCCCATCGGGTGACTTCGGAACGACAGTCGGTGGCCGTCCGATCGGAGATGAGCTGTGGTCCCGGGCGGGTACAAGCATGCGACTGTTCTTCGCGGGCAGCATCGTCGCGATCCTCCTGGGAGTTGTCGTGGGGGTCCGCAGCGCACTGAACTCACGTCACGCCAGCGACCACCTCACGATGTTCTGGACGCTCGCACTTCTCGCGATACCGGTGTTCGTCCTCGGCACCCTGCTCAAGCTGCTCTGGCTTCCCATCAATGAGGCCGCGGGAACGCAGATCCTCTACTTCTCGGGGGAAAGCACTGTCGGCGCGAACTACACCGGATGGGAGGCGGTGCTCGACCGGATGCGGCACATGGTCCTGCCAACCCTTGCGATCGCGCTGCCGCAAATCGCCTATTTCAGCCGCTACCAGCGCGCCGCGATGCTCGAGATTCTGAACAGTGAGTTCGTGCGGACAGCCCGCGCCAAAGGTCTCCGCTGGCGCCAGGCCGTGCGCATTCACGCGCTGCGCGTGGCCCTCATACCTATGGTGTCGCTGTTCGCGTTCAGCTTCGGCCTGCATATCGTCGGGGGCGTGTTCACCGAACGCATATTCGGCTGGCACGGCATGGGGGACTGGTTGCTCACCGGCATCCACGATCATGACGCACGGATTGTCGCCATGGTCACGCTGTTCATCGGCGTAGTTATCGTTATCGCAGGCTGGCTCTCGGACATCGTCCTCGTGATGCTTGATCCACGCATCAGGACGGACGGTGCGACGTGAAGCACCCGCTGACGCTGGCTGGTTCCGCAATCCTGTTGACGATCGCTGGAATCGCTTTCCTTGGGCCGTGGCTCTACCCACACGATCACATTACGCAGAACCACGCCGCAGTACTGCAGCCACCTTCTTGGGAGCATTGGCTGGGCACCTCCCGCCTCGGTGAGGATCTTCTCGCACAGACCATGCGGGGCTTGCAGAAGTCGCTTCTGATCGGGCTGGCGGTCGCGGTGTTGTCCACTGCAGTTGCTGCCATCGTCGGGACCCTCGCCGGCTATTACGGCGGCAGAGTCGACCGGGGCCTGATGTGGTGCGTGGACATGCTGTTGATCCTTCCGACATTCCTCGTCGTCGCCGTGATGTCCCCGGTTCTGCGCGGACAGTCCTGGCTATTGCTCGTTGTCGTCATTGCGATGTTTCAGTGGACGCTCGCGTCCCGGATCGTGCGTGCCCGGGCCATGAGCTTGCGGGAGCGCGGGTTTGTTCGCGCTGCTGAATACATGGGGGCGCGCGGCCCGCGTGTCATCCGCACGCACCTGATTCCGAACATGGCGCCGCTTCTCATCATCGACTGCACCATCAATGTGGGTGTCGCGGTGATCGCGGAGGCGGGGCTCAGCTATTTCGGATTCGGTGTGCGTCCGCCTGACGTGTCGCTGGGCACGTTGATCGGGATTGGCAGTAACTCGGCAATCACCTACCCCTGGGTCTTCCTGGTACCTGTCGCGTTCCTCATCACCACCGTGATGGCTGTCGGCCTGATCGGCGAGGGGTTGCGCAGGACGATCGACCGCGAATCAGACAAGGCGGCACTGGTATGACGAGCGTTCTCGAGGTCAGGGATCTGACGGTGCGGACCGGTCCACAGACGCTAATCAACAACATAGCGTTCACGCTCTGCGAAGGACGTACGCTCGCGCTAGTGGGCGCGTCTGGTTCCGGTAAATCGCTCACTGCGCTGGCGGTGATGGGACTGCTCGGACATGAATTGCGGGCATCGGGCTCAGTGCGCCTGGGAGGCAAGGAGATACTCGGCCTGGGCGACCGGGAATTGTCGCGGCTGAGGGGTCGCCGCCTGACGTTGGTCTCACAGGATCCTCTTGCCTCACTCACGCCGGTGCATACTGTGGGCGCGCAGGTTGCCGAAGCGGTGCGCATTCATCAACGGGTTTCACGTGCAGATGCCTGGAAGCGGGCGGTCGCGATGCTCACGCGAGTGGGGATAGAGGACGCCGAGCAACGGGCGCGGAGCTATCCGCACGAGTTCTCCGGTGGGATGCGGCAGCGCGTAGCGATTGCGATGGCGATGATCAACGAGCCTGACCTGTTGATTGCTGACGAGCCCACTAGTGCACTGGATCCTACGATCGCAGCTCAGATCATGGAACTTTTCGGTGCTCTGCAACGCGAAACGGGCACCGCAATTCTCTTCATCACCCATGACGTTTCGCTTGTCGAGCGGTACTGCGACGAACTGGTTCTGCTCGAAGGTGGATCAGTCGTCGAGCACGGTACCGTTCGGGAGGTCATTGCGGCGCCGCGCAGTGCGGAGTTACGGGCGATGGTGGCGGCGACCCCGCACTGGGAGCCCGTCGACCGTCCCGCCGTGACTGGCCCGGTCGCGTTGTCCGTGGCGGGGATGACTCGGACGTTTCGTGCACGGCGTCTACGCGAACGGAAGGTGACGGCGCTGGAGGATGTGACCTTTACGGTGCATGCCGGGGAAGCATTCGCGATTGTCGGCGAGTCAGGGGCGGGCAAGTCAACCTTGCTGCGTGAGATCCTGCACGCCGGTACAGCGCCGCCTGGGGTGCTGAGCATCTTCGGAGAGGATCCGTCCACTTTCTCGCGAGCTGAGCGGCAGAACTTGCGACGCGAAGTCCAGATCGTCCTCCAGGACCCGGGTGATTCGCTCGACCCGCTGATGTCGATTGCGTCAATCGTCGCCGAGCCGTTGCACATTCACCGGGTTCCTGGTGTGGATGCCCGCGTTCGGCGGTTGCTGCGGATCGTCGGTCTGACGGCGGACTTCGCGGAACGCAGATCTCGCCAGCTGTCAGGCGGTCAGCGGCAGCGCGTCGCCATCGCCCGGGCGCTTGCGCTCGAACCGAGAATTCTGCTGCTCGACGAGCCAGTGTCGGCCCTGGACATGGCGTTACGGTCCGAGATCATGGCGCTACTCGACTCGCTGCGGCAGAGCTTAGGCCTGACGTACGTGATGGTGTCGCATGACATGCCACTGGTGCACCAATATTCGGACCGGGTCGCCGTGATGTGGCAAGGGCGGATTGTCGAACAAGGTCCCGCCGGTGAGGTTCTCGGCGCGCCGCAGCACCCTTATACTCAGCGGCTCGTCGCAGCAGTGGGGCTCGCGCCTTCTCCTATCTGACCAGTTCAGACAGGTACTTCACCGTAGAACGCTCGTCGGAGATATCGTTTCGATCCGTTGTCAGAACATCTCAGGAGTGAATAATGCGGATCGGTCGTCGACTTCGGGCTCAGCGCAGCGTGCGGGCCTCGGTGCTTGCTGGGCTCCTGTTCGTGCTTGCGGCGTGCGGCAATAGCCCCGATAGCCCGGATGGTCCCGGCGGATCGGGGGGTGAAGCGGGGCCGGTCACCGTTTCGCATGCGTTCGGCGACACTGCTATTCCGGAGCCGCCGGATCGCGTGGTGACGTGGGGATGGGGCAGTGCCGACGCTGCGATAGCGCTAGGCGTGGTTCCCGCAGCCATCCCGTTTCAGAATTATGGCGGTGACGAGGAGGGGGTGCTGCCCTGGATCCGGGACGCGCTCGACGAACAGGGTGCGGACACGCCCACAGTGTTGCCCAATGTCACCGAGGTTCCGTTCGAGGCGATTGCTGCCGCTGAGCCCGATCTGATTCTCGCCGTGTACTCAGGCATTACGGAGCAGGAGTACGAACTGTTGTCGCAGATTGCTCCCACCGTGGCGTACCCCGATCAGCCATGGGCGACCGAGTGGCGAGACACTATCCGCATCGTCGGTGACGCGCTTGGGCGCTCAGCGCAAGCGGCGGAGCTATTGGAAGACATCGACGTTCGGGTTGTCGCCAAAGCCGCCGAGAACCCGGTACTGCAGGGCAAATCAGTAGCGATGGTGTGGGACACCCCCGAAGCGTTCTATGTGTACAAACCAGCGGACCCTAGGTTTGCGTTCACCCTCGATCTCGGATTCGTGACCGCAGACAGCCTTGATGACCTGGCCAGTGGGGATTCGACGTTCTACTTCACGCTGAGCAAGGAGCGACTCGGTGACCTCACTAGCGACGTTCTTGTGACGTATTCCGACACTCCCGAAGAGTCAGCGGCGTTTCTCGCCTCGCCGGAAGCCGAGTTGATGGACCAGGTGCAGAGGGGCGCGGTCGCTGAGGTAGTCGGTACTGCGTTCATCGCCTCCGTGTCGCCGCCCACAGCGCTCTCTCTGACATGGGGACTGGATTCGTATGTCGAACTGTTGTCGGCAGCCGCGGAGCGGGCTGAGGGATAACGAGCGGATCGGTAGGGTATCCAGGGACCGGTGTGTTGGAGATGTGGATGGGGAATTGTGTCGACCGCTCGGAGGTTAAGTCAGCAGGAGCGGCGGGATGCGACACAAGCCGCGCTACTTCAAGCGACCCTCGACTGTCTGGTTGAGGACGGGTACCTCCTCACCACAACGCGGCTAGTCGCGAAGCGGGCTGGCGTCAGTCAGGGCGCCCTTCAGTATCACTATTCCACTCGGTCGGAACTCATCATTGCGGCAATTCAGCATCTTGCGCATCAGCTTGCGGAGGTGGGGAGGGCGGAGTTCCCAGCCACGAGCGACACCAGCAACGAACGCGACCAGTGTGAGCAATACTTGGACTACTTGTGGGAAGTTCATAACTTGCCGATTGCCGGGGCGATTCACGAGTTGTTTGTTGCTGCGCGCACCGACGCCGATGTTGCCGCGCGCATGGGGCAGGTACTCGCGTACGCTGTGGATTTGGTTGTGGAGGTGGCCGGACGAGTGGCCCCCACCCTCTCTGCTCTGAAGGGCTTCCGGGAGTGGCTTCTCCTCTCGGTCGCAACGATGCGGGGCGTCGTGACCGTGTCCGCGCTGGGTGTAGGTCCTGCCCATGTCGGTGATTGGGCGGTGCTCCGGAACCAGCTTATGGCTGTGCTGGATTCGCTGAAAACGTAATGGACTATGGGCGCGCAGGCCGGTCTAGGTGGCTCTTTCTAAATCTTGCAAAGCGGACTCGAGATGGAGGAGCAGGCGCTGAAGATGGGGGACTGATCGCCTGCACCCGATCAGCCCGAAATCGATGTTGTCGGCGTTGCTCGTGAGGGTGATATTGAGCGCGAGGCCGTCCATGACGATCGACGCGGGGTAGATCCCGTCGAGCCTGGCGCCGTTCCAGTAGAGGGGCTGAGTCGGTCCCGGCACGTTGGAGATGACGACATTGAAGGTCGGCGGCACCGCCTGTGATACACCCGTGATGCTTGAAATCGCGAATGGGCTGACGAAGGCGGCGGAGAGCGCGAGTGCCTGCAGCTGGCTCAGGCCGCCCATCATCTCTTTGGCAATCGCGATTGTCCGCGTGATTTCTTGCATTCGATCCAGTGGATCGGCTTTGTGTGTCCCGAGGCTCGCGAGGACTGCTCCCACGGCGTTGCTGCCATTCGCGCCCGTCTGACGCAGGGAAACAGGGACTAGCGAGATCAGCGGCTTCTCCGGTAGGGCAGCTTGTTCCAGCAGATAGGAGCGAAGCGCCCCGGAACACATGCCGAGCACGACGTCGTTGAGTGTGCAATCGAGCGCGGTACTGACTGTCTTGAGCCGTTCGATGCGCCACGATTGTCCGGCGAATCGCCGTGCACCGCCGATCGGAACATTGAACATGCTGCGTGGGGCACGTAGCGGTAGCGGAACCTGCTCGGCGAGTGCTGCTTTAAAGCCAATTCGACCCGCATGCGGAATGATGCCAGCGGTATCGAGTGAGAGTTTCGCGGCGGTTCGAATCGCTGAAAAAGCTGACCTCGACCCAGGGCGGTCACTCGTGTTTCGCGGAGCGAAGAAGCTCGGCACGTGGAGTTCACTGGGATCCGTGACGAGGGAGTTCTGCAGCAGCTTCAGAGCTGAGACGCCGTCGGCGAGCGCATGGTGGATTTTTGTATACACCGCGAAGCGTCCGTCCTCGAGTCCTTCGACGATGTTGATCTCCCACAGCGGCCGGTGGCGGTCCAGCAGCGAGCCATGCCACAGCGATACGGTCTCGAGCAGTTCTCTGATGCGTCCGGGACGTGGCAGTGCTGACAGGCGGACGTGGTAACTCAGGTCAACGTCGCTGTCATCAGTCCACGTAAGCGCGCGCGGCGTCGCCATTGCGCTGCCGACGCGGCGGCGAAACATATTCGCCACCTTAGGCTCCGCGAGGAGGCTCTCGTAAAGATTGCGCGCGAAGTCTGGACCGGAGCCATGCGGGGGAGTGAACAGTTCCAAGCCACCCACGTGCATCGGGTGCTCTCGCGATTCCATCGCCAGGAACATGTAGTCGGGGGGAGCAATCAGATTCATTAGAACCTTTCACGGCCAATGCGAGACTTACAAGTCAGTCGAATGGTATCTTACTGTCCGTCGTCTATCACAAAGCTGTAACAGTGCGAGAGCACAGGGCAGGGAGCGAGGTCAGGCCCGGTGAATCACCACCCATCGGATGGACTGAGAAGCGCTATGGCCAGCGCCACGCCAGGATCAGGCGTCCCGACTGCCGTTCCCGTTCGTCGCTACCCTGCTGTGAGTGTGCGAGGGCAGATCGTTGCCGCGGCTCTTCGTGCCACCGTCAAGCCGTTGCTCTCGCTGTGGGCACGATGGCCTGAACTCCCGTGGCCGTACAATCTTGTCGACCATGCTGGGCGGCTGCTGACCGTGGCGCCCGGACAGGTCCGTGAGCCGGTTGAGCTAAACCAGTGCACCGCCGAATGGGTGCGCCCGGTCGAGGTGAGCGGAAATCGCGCGGTTCTGTATATGCACGGTGGCGGTTTTTACGTGGGACACCAGCATCTGCACCGGCAGATGGTCTCCCGAATTTGCCGGGACGTTGCCATGCCGGTGCTGACAGTGAACTATCGGATGCTTCCGCAGAACGCTATAGAAGATTCGGTAACAGACTGCGTCGACGCATTTAGACACTTGCTTCAGTCCGGCATCAGGCCAGACCAGGTGGTATTCATGGGCGATTCCGCCGGTGGGTACTTGGTCTTTATGGCGGCAATCTGTGCGCTCGAGGCGGGCCTGCCCGCTCCAGGAGCGATTGTCGCACTCTCGCCGCTTACCAACTGGGACCACGAGCCTAAGCTGTCCGCCCGTACCGCAGATGCGTGCGCACTCTTTCCGCGAAGTGCCATCCGTGCCCTCACTGCCCAGGCTACCGGTGCGCGTCCTGGACCTGTCATCCCATCGAATCGGCGACCACCGCGCTCTCCAGTGGATGAGAATCTCTCCGGCCTTCCTCCAGTTCTGATTCAGGCAAGCACGACCGAGATGCTGAGCCCAGACGCGCGGCTTATGGCTGGTCGGCTAAAGCAATACCGCGTGCCGTGCACGCTGCAGTACTGGGATAAGCAGGTGCATGTGTTTCAGGCGGCGGCAGGCTTTGTTCCTGAGGCGCGGCAAGCTATCGACCTCGTTGCTGAGTTCATCCACGAGTACGTGGTGGCGCATTCGCGTGACGAGGCCGCCGGGTGACACACACCAAGTGCATCCTTTTCGGTCATTCGCACTAAACGGTCAAAGAAACCATTCAAGCAGAAGGTGTCGATGAAAATGCAAGCCGAGCTCGCTGGCGCTGGCCAGATGAACGAACCCCGTAAGTGGCGAGGACGGTTTATCGCGAAAATTCTCACTTTTGCGGTGGTACTTGCATTGTGGCCATTGGGTGGAGGTGGAAGCGCTCTCGCAGAGCCGCCACCGCCGCCGGACGCGTTCTATGACCGACCGGAAAGGCTCGCGTCGTTTGAGCGCGGCGAGATCATAAGGTCACGCGAAGTCGCCGTTAATGCGATGCAGTCGCTCCCGATCAACGTACAAGCGTGGCAGCTGCTATATCGCACATCCGATGCCGATGGCGCGCCAGACGCGGCGGTAACGACGGTGATGGTTCCCCGGGGTGTGTCACAGCCCCGCGCGCTCCTGTCGTACCAGGCCGCGACCGATTCGACGCTCCGAGTCTGCGGGCCATCATATTCGCTGGTGCATGGCGCACCGATAGACATTACTAACCCGGTCGGGCCCGTGACTCTTGCCGCGCCCGCAGCTGAGACCCTCCTTGCGGCAGCAGGTCTCGCGGAAGGGTGGGTGGTCGCGATGCCGGATCACGGCTCACTCGACGATCGTTTCCTCACGCCGCACCAGCCGGGGTACGCGGTACTCGACGGAATTCGGGCGGTCACGAATTTCCATCCCGTCGGTTTGGCTGGTCCAGCAACGCCGACGGCGCTCTGGGGGTACTCCGGCGGAGCCATAGCCTCGAGCTGGGCAATTGAGGAACACCCTAATTACGCTCCTGAGCTGAATATCCGCGGTGCAGCCTTCGGTGCACCGGAGCGCGACCTCGAAGCATCCCTCAGGTCGTCCAATCGCTCTCTGCTTGCGGGACTAATCCCAATAGCGCTGGCTAGTATTGGCAAAGACGCGCCTGAATTCATGGCCGAGATGAACAGGTATCTCACTCCCCAAGGCAGGGATATCGTTGCCCGAACGCGGAACCACTGCGCTGCACAGAACGTGCTCAACAATCTATGGTTCGATTATGAGTTGCATCTGAATACGCCGATCGATGAGATACTCGCGAACCCGGTGATTCGGCGTGAAATAGCTGCGCGTGGAATAACCGGAAGGGCGCCGACGGTGCCGACGTATATCCATAATGGAGTCAGTGAAGAAGTTGCACCCATTGTGGGTACCGACAAACTTGTCGAAAGTTATTGTCGAGGCGGGGCGCCAGTGACATATCGCAGGGAAGACTTTCCGCAAAACCCGCCGCGTGAAATATTCACTACCCACGGATTCATTGCCGTGAGCGGCAGTCCGGGGGCCTTTAGGTGGCTGCAGGAGCGTCTCGCGGATCCATCGTCCGCCCCGCCCGCGGGCTGTGACATTCAGACCCTGCCGAGCACACTCCTTGAGCCGGGAGTCCCGGAGACGGTCGTCCCCTCCTTTGTCGACAACTTCTTCGCGATCGTCGGGGGGCAAGCCATCGGCGCGGGAGGCTGACTGCCTGCGGCATGTCGTGCGGTGTGCGACGAGTCGCTAACTTTCTGTTGCTAATTTTCGTTTAGTGCCTCTCAGGTGCTGCTGCGCCGGCAAAAATCGGTGAAGAGGACCGCTGGGAGGACCAGGCATGTGCACACGGGCGTTATGGGCAGCGAGCGGACACGGTGTTCTCGTGGGCCGGAACATGGACTGGCGCGAGGAAATGGACACCAACCTCTGGGTGTCACCGCGCGGCGTGCAGCGAGTCGGCCACGGAGCGGACGCTAACCCCCTGACGTGGACCGCGGGCTACGGAAGTGTCGTAGCAACGGTGTGGGACATGGCCGCTTCAGAT is from Hoyosella subflava DQS3-9A1 and encodes:
- a CDS encoding ABC transporter permease, coding for MTRTAVASQYLAGRLAGRVLLCLAATFFAFALASMTFDPMAELQMRQPPPAPGVLEAQAARLALDSPIPLRFLEWIAGFPSGDFGTTVGGRPIGDELWSRAGTSMRLFFAGSIVAILLGVVVGVRSALNSRHASDHLTMFWTLALLAIPVFVLGTLLKLLWLPINEAAGTQILYFSGESTVGANYTGWEAVLDRMRHMVLPTLAIALPQIAYFSRYQRAAMLEILNSEFVRTARAKGLRWRQAVRIHALRVALIPMVSLFAFSFGLHIVGGVFTERIFGWHGMGDWLLTGIHDHDARIVAMVTLFIGVVIVIAGWLSDIVLVMLDPRIRTDGAT
- a CDS encoding ABC transporter family substrate-binding protein, producing the protein MTTRSSAASWLRGGGAVVVAAALALTGCSSSQTDSPGVTGAAASQSINPQDPSTLQDGGDLRIPVDALPTNYNPIQINGARLVTWQLAEAILPSVHLDGADGGHELNTAFFDSAELTADSPQTITYKINDDAVWSNGRPLTWEDLASQVSALSGSDEAFEGYSTVGYSDVAAVERGETDKEAILTFENTFAEWEGLFNLLLPLEVTGNAEEFNEGWMNGPTITSGPFQVDSIDDTAKAIVLERNPEWWAETPPLDRIILRALDSAARADELANGGIDLYPIGGNVDLYTRAQNMSGVEVRTAPERRAGQLTLNGSDDAILHDLELRQAIAQAIDPQGVTDVVLGTISPGAQAVGNHILPPTDPGYEDNSDVLPYDPEAAASALEELGWSLDGDFRAKDDERLSLRLIAQSAPVFDTVAGVIRNQLNEVGVHVDVVSVPSDQFYDGYLLPGAFDLAVFEWTKSASPFAHDRPVFQTPEGDDFGSNFGRVVVPGVEELYDEGLAELDTDRRNEIANEIDRLAWEYAHHIPLYAESGAYAVREGLANYGARGLAHYGFAKAGWVK
- a CDS encoding WS/DGAT/MGAT family O-acyltransferase produces the protein MNLIAPPDYMFLAMESREHPMHVGGLELFTPPHGSGPDFARNLYESLLAEPKVANMFRRRVGSAMATPRALTWTDDSDVDLSYHVRLSALPRPGRIRELLETVSLWHGSLLDRHRPLWEINIVEGLEDGRFAVYTKIHHALADGVSALKLLQNSLVTDPSELHVPSFFAPRNTSDRPGSRSAFSAIRTAAKLSLDTAGIIPHAGRIGFKAALAEQVPLPLRAPRSMFNVPIGGARRFAGQSWRIERLKTVSTALDCTLNDVVLGMCSGALRSYLLEQAALPEKPLISLVPVSLRQTGANGSNAVGAVLASLGTHKADPLDRMQEITRTIAIAKEMMGGLSQLQALALSAAFVSPFAISSITGVSQAVPPTFNVVISNVPGPTQPLYWNGARLDGIYPASIVMDGLALNITLTSNADNIDFGLIGCRRSVPHLQRLLLHLESALQDLERAT
- a CDS encoding TetR/AcrR family transcriptional regulator — its product is MSTARRLSQQERRDATQAALLQATLDCLVEDGYLLTTTRLVAKRAGVSQGALQYHYSTRSELIIAAIQHLAHQLAEVGRAEFPATSDTSNERDQCEQYLDYLWEVHNLPIAGAIHELFVAARTDADVAARMGQVLAYAVDLVVEVAGRVAPTLSALKGFREWLLLSVATMRGVVTVSALGVGPAHVGDWAVLRNQLMAVLDSLKT
- a CDS encoding dipeptide ABC transporter ATP-binding protein, whose protein sequence is MTSVLEVRDLTVRTGPQTLINNIAFTLCEGRTLALVGASGSGKSLTALAVMGLLGHELRASGSVRLGGKEILGLGDRELSRLRGRRLTLVSQDPLASLTPVHTVGAQVAEAVRIHQRVSRADAWKRAVAMLTRVGIEDAEQRARSYPHEFSGGMRQRVAIAMAMINEPDLLIADEPTSALDPTIAAQIMELFGALQRETGTAILFITHDVSLVERYCDELVLLEGGSVVEHGTVREVIAAPRSAELRAMVAATPHWEPVDRPAVTGPVALSVAGMTRTFRARRLRERKVTALEDVTFTVHAGEAFAIVGESGAGKSTLLREILHAGTAPPGVLSIFGEDPSTFSRAERQNLRREVQIVLQDPGDSLDPLMSIASIVAEPLHIHRVPGVDARVRRLLRIVGLTADFAERRSRQLSGGQRQRVAIARALALEPRILLLDEPVSALDMALRSEIMALLDSLRQSLGLTYVMVSHDMPLVHQYSDRVAVMWQGRIVEQGPAGEVLGAPQHPYTQRLVAAVGLAPSPI
- a CDS encoding iron-siderophore ABC transporter substrate-binding protein translates to MRIGRRLRAQRSVRASVLAGLLFVLAACGNSPDSPDGPGGSGGEAGPVTVSHAFGDTAIPEPPDRVVTWGWGSADAAIALGVVPAAIPFQNYGGDEEGVLPWIRDALDEQGADTPTVLPNVTEVPFEAIAAAEPDLILAVYSGITEQEYELLSQIAPTVAYPDQPWATEWRDTIRIVGDALGRSAQAAELLEDIDVRVVAKAAENPVLQGKSVAMVWDTPEAFYVYKPADPRFAFTLDLGFVTADSLDDLASGDSTFYFTLSKERLGDLTSDVLVTYSDTPEESAAFLASPEAELMDQVQRGAVAEVVGTAFIASVSPPTALSLTWGLDSYVELLSAAAERAEG
- a CDS encoding lipase family protein gives rise to the protein MKMQAELAGAGQMNEPRKWRGRFIAKILTFAVVLALWPLGGGGSALAEPPPPPDAFYDRPERLASFERGEIIRSREVAVNAMQSLPINVQAWQLLYRTSDADGAPDAAVTTVMVPRGVSQPRALLSYQAATDSTLRVCGPSYSLVHGAPIDITNPVGPVTLAAPAAETLLAAAGLAEGWVVAMPDHGSLDDRFLTPHQPGYAVLDGIRAVTNFHPVGLAGPATPTALWGYSGGAIASSWAIEEHPNYAPELNIRGAAFGAPERDLEASLRSSNRSLLAGLIPIALASIGKDAPEFMAEMNRYLTPQGRDIVARTRNHCAAQNVLNNLWFDYELHLNTPIDEILANPVIRREIAARGITGRAPTVPTYIHNGVSEEVAPIVGTDKLVESYCRGGAPVTYRREDFPQNPPREIFTTHGFIAVSGSPGAFRWLQERLADPSSAPPAGCDIQTLPSTLLEPGVPETVVPSFVDNFFAIVGGQAIGAGG
- a CDS encoding ABC transporter permease codes for the protein MKHPLTLAGSAILLTIAGIAFLGPWLYPHDHITQNHAAVLQPPSWEHWLGTSRLGEDLLAQTMRGLQKSLLIGLAVAVLSTAVAAIVGTLAGYYGGRVDRGLMWCVDMLLILPTFLVVAVMSPVLRGQSWLLLVVVIAMFQWTLASRIVRARAMSLRERGFVRAAEYMGARGPRVIRTHLIPNMAPLLIIDCTINVGVAVIAEAGLSYFGFGVRPPDVSLGTLIGIGSNSAITYPWVFLVPVAFLITTVMAVGLIGEGLRRTIDRESDKAALV
- a CDS encoding alpha/beta hydrolase, whose protein sequence is MASATPGSGVPTAVPVRRYPAVSVRGQIVAAALRATVKPLLSLWARWPELPWPYNLVDHAGRLLTVAPGQVREPVELNQCTAEWVRPVEVSGNRAVLYMHGGGFYVGHQHLHRQMVSRICRDVAMPVLTVNYRMLPQNAIEDSVTDCVDAFRHLLQSGIRPDQVVFMGDSAGGYLVFMAAICALEAGLPAPGAIVALSPLTNWDHEPKLSARTADACALFPRSAIRALTAQATGARPGPVIPSNRRPPRSPVDENLSGLPPVLIQASTTEMLSPDARLMAGRLKQYRVPCTLQYWDKQVHVFQAAAGFVPEARQAIDLVAEFIHEYVVAHSRDEAAG